One stretch of Amycolatopsis tolypomycina DNA includes these proteins:
- a CDS encoding S1C family serine protease translates to MDEAMDAYSLAVSTVARTVTPHVAGVQLARGSGSAVVFADDGHLLTNAHVVGDHRTGVATFADGSEAPFDVVGADPLSDLAVLRARGETPAAAVLGDADRLVVGQLVVAVGNPLGFSGTVTAGVVSALGRALPVRQGRTTRVIEDVIQTDAALNPGNSGGALADSAGRVVGVNTAVAGFGLGLAVPINATTRRIIDTLVVEGRVRRAYLGVVGVPAPLPDDVAERTGQSAGLRVHEVVAGGPADRAGLKKGDLVLTVGRTRVSDAQGIQRQLFAEVIGTALPITVLRNGAMVDVYATPAELVG, encoded by the coding sequence ATGGACGAGGCGATGGACGCGTACTCGCTCGCGGTCAGCACGGTCGCCAGGACGGTCACCCCGCACGTCGCCGGGGTGCAGCTCGCGCGGGGCAGCGGCTCCGCCGTCGTCTTCGCCGATGACGGGCACCTGCTCACCAACGCCCACGTCGTCGGCGACCACCGGACGGGGGTCGCCACCTTCGCCGACGGCAGCGAAGCGCCCTTCGACGTCGTCGGGGCCGATCCGCTGTCGGACCTCGCCGTGCTGCGGGCCCGGGGTGAGACGCCGGCCGCCGCCGTGCTCGGGGATGCCGATCGGCTCGTCGTGGGGCAGCTCGTCGTCGCCGTCGGGAATCCGCTCGGGTTCTCCGGGACCGTCACCGCCGGGGTCGTCAGCGCGCTCGGGCGGGCGCTGCCGGTGCGGCAGGGGCGCACCACGCGCGTGATCGAGGACGTCATCCAGACCGACGCCGCGCTCAACCCCGGCAACTCCGGCGGCGCGCTCGCCGACTCCGCCGGCCGGGTCGTCGGCGTCAACACCGCCGTCGCCGGGTTCGGGCTCGGGCTGGCCGTGCCGATCAACGCGACCACGCGGCGGATCATCGACACGCTCGTCGTCGAGGGCCGGGTGCGGCGGGCGTACCTCGGTGTCGTCGGCGTGCCCGCGCCGCTGCCGGACGACGTCGCCGAGCGCACCGGGCAGAGCGCCGGGCTGCGGGTGCACGAAGTCGTCGCCGGCGGACCCGCGGACCGGGCGGGCCTCAAGAAGGGCGACCTCGTGCTGACCGTCGGGCGCACGCGCGTGTCGGACGCGCAGGGCATCCAGCGCCAGCTGTTCGCCGAAGTGATCGGCACCGCACTGCCGATCACCGTGCTGCGCAACGGAGCCATGGTCGACGTCTACGCCACCCCGGCAGAGTTGGTCGGCTGA
- a CDS encoding AAA family ATPase, translated as MSHPQITLTVRHTPSALDTRRGVVRLHPEVLDALGLRAWDAVHLTGARVSAALAAPADETGVPGVVLTDDVTMSNLGVTEGSEVVVAPADVAAAKTVTVAGSRLASVSVSPHMLRLALIGKVLTVGDAVSLLPQDLAPSPGSDPAGLRGQLSRAIGATWTNELLTVTATEPAGTVAVGPSTVVTWRDGARPGPAEPAAPRTATALVRAEAVTAAEEWIDAEVVEDEVTAEEEPAVPLADLIGAETAARKLAEWFDLAFQRPELLARLGAPAHLGVLLSGPEGVGKATLVRSVAHEADIKIIPLAAPNLAVLDPNVAVARLREAIRSADGPSVLLLTDVDALLPAATPPPVATVVLEELRAALKRERFAVVATTARAESADPRLRAADLLDRELGLALPDAKTRRELLNVLLRDVPLDSGIDCGVLAERTPGFVAADLIALRRDAALRAALRQRDTDEPRISQQDLLAALATVRPVSMSTSDNLATGGLTLDDVGNMVDVKQSLTEAVLWPLRYPDSFARLGVEPPRGVLLYGPPGGGKTFLVRALAGTGALNVFAVKGAELMDKWVGESERAVRELFRRAAEAAPALIFLDEIDALAPRRGQSSDSGVADRVVAALLTELDGVEPMREVVVLGATNRPELVDPALLRPGRLERRVYVPPPDAEARAAILAASSKNTPLAEDVDLAAVASTLDGYSAADCAALIREAALTAMRESLEAREVTAAHLETARKTVRPSLDPAQLATLEAYAKTQAGE; from the coding sequence GTGAGCCACCCGCAGATCACGCTGACCGTCCGGCACACCCCGTCGGCGCTGGACACGCGCCGCGGCGTCGTCCGGCTGCACCCCGAAGTCCTCGACGCGCTGGGCCTGCGGGCCTGGGACGCCGTCCACCTCACCGGGGCGCGGGTCAGCGCCGCGCTCGCCGCGCCCGCCGACGAGACCGGGGTGCCCGGGGTCGTGCTCACCGACGACGTCACCATGTCGAACCTCGGCGTCACCGAGGGCTCGGAGGTCGTCGTCGCGCCCGCCGACGTCGCGGCCGCCAAGACCGTCACCGTCGCCGGGTCGCGGCTGGCCAGCGTCTCGGTCAGCCCGCACATGCTGCGGCTCGCCCTGATCGGCAAGGTGCTCACCGTCGGCGACGCCGTTTCGCTGCTGCCGCAGGACCTCGCGCCGTCGCCCGGGTCCGACCCGGCCGGGCTGCGCGGGCAGCTGTCCCGCGCGATCGGCGCGACCTGGACGAACGAGCTGCTCACCGTCACCGCCACCGAGCCTGCCGGCACCGTGGCCGTCGGACCGTCCACAGTGGTCACCTGGCGCGACGGCGCCCGCCCCGGCCCCGCCGAGCCTGCCGCGCCCCGGACGGCGACCGCGCTGGTCCGCGCCGAAGCCGTCACCGCGGCCGAGGAGTGGATCGACGCCGAGGTCGTCGAGGACGAAGTCACCGCGGAAGAAGAGCCGGCTGTCCCGCTGGCCGACCTCATCGGTGCCGAAACCGCCGCGCGCAAGCTCGCCGAGTGGTTCGACCTCGCCTTCCAGCGGCCCGAGCTGCTGGCCCGGCTCGGCGCGCCCGCCCACCTCGGCGTCCTGCTGTCCGGCCCCGAAGGCGTCGGCAAGGCGACGCTCGTGCGGTCGGTGGCCCATGAGGCGGACATCAAGATCATCCCGCTGGCCGCGCCGAACCTCGCGGTGCTGGACCCGAACGTCGCCGTCGCCCGGCTGCGCGAGGCCATCCGCTCCGCCGACGGCCCGTCGGTCCTGCTGCTCACCGACGTCGACGCGCTGCTGCCCGCGGCAACGCCCCCGCCGGTCGCCACGGTCGTGCTGGAGGAGCTGCGGGCGGCACTCAAGCGCGAGCGCTTCGCCGTCGTCGCGACGACGGCCCGCGCCGAATCGGCCGACCCGCGGCTACGCGCCGCGGACCTGCTGGACCGTGAGCTCGGCCTGGCCCTCCCGGACGCGAAGACCCGCCGCGAGCTGCTGAACGTCCTGCTCCGCGACGTCCCGCTCGACTCCGGCATCGACTGCGGCGTCCTCGCCGAGCGGACGCCGGGCTTCGTCGCCGCGGACCTCATCGCGCTGCGCCGGGACGCCGCTTTGCGAGCCGCGCTGCGCCAGCGCGACACCGACGAGCCGCGCATCTCGCAGCAGGACCTGCTGGCCGCGCTGGCCACCGTCCGGCCGGTCTCGATGTCCACTTCGGACAACCTGGCCACCGGCGGGCTGACGCTGGACGACGTCGGGAACATGGTCGACGTCAAGCAGTCCCTCACCGAGGCCGTGCTCTGGCCGCTGCGGTACCCGGACTCGTTCGCCCGGCTCGGCGTCGAACCGCCGCGCGGGGTGCTGCTGTACGGGCCGCCCGGCGGCGGCAAGACGTTCCTCGTGCGGGCGCTGGCCGGCACCGGCGCGCTGAACGTCTTCGCGGTCAAGGGCGCCGAGCTGATGGACAAGTGGGTCGGCGAGTCCGAACGCGCGGTGCGCGAGCTGTTCCGCCGGGCCGCGGAGGCCGCGCCCGCGCTGATCTTCCTGGACGAGATCGACGCGCTGGCCCCGCGCCGCGGCCAGTCGTCCGACTCCGGCGTCGCCGACCGCGTGGTCGCGGCCCTGCTCACCGAGCTCGACGGCGTCGAGCCGATGCGCGAGGTCGTCGTCCTCGGGGCGACGAACCGGCCGGAGCTGGTCGACCCGGCGCTGCTGCGGCCCGGACGGCTCGAGCGCCGCGTCTACGTGCCGCCGCCGGACGCCGAAGCGCGCGCGGCCATCCTCGCGGCCAGCTCGAAGAACACCCCGCTGGCCGAGGACGTCGACCTCGCCGCGGTGGCGTCCACTCTGGACGGTTACTCGGCGGCCGACTGCGCGGCCCTGATCCGCGAAGCGGCGCTGACCGCGATGCGCGAGTCCCTGGAGGCCCGCGAAGTCACCGCGGCACACCTGGAGACGGCCCGGAAGACGGTCCGGCCGAGCCTCGACCCGGCCCAGCTGGCCACGCTCGAGGCCTACGCGAAGACCCAGGCCGGCGAATGA
- a CDS encoding glycoside hydrolase family 15 protein: MRKLMFGALAGLLVTGLIPGIAAAQGEAPGAPGAHPSWLPANKTGFGTAHDRSSNVWFTLQGGQMSEVYYPDLSTPSVRSLNFVVTDGRSFAVTDYSAKSQQVRRTDDDSLTYEQTITDDQHRWRLRKTYVTDPAATTVLVDVDFRSLTGRPYQLYAVADPDLTNDGSDDSATRTGDAVTAQDAANAAALTAKPAFTRTSVGYAGASDGNTQLAKTFKLAAYDTAAKGNVVLTGQTNADGVRNRHVTLALGMGAKAVDALKSAQASQRRGVRDITRAYDRGWQQYLRGIGKPPSSLKTDAERDLYKASMLTLAASEDKHHPGAFIASPSMPWRFGNNDPEWSPSGTYHLVWPRDLYQIATGLAAGGDTAAANRAVTYMFGTQQQPDGHMPQNSRVDGVPYWTSIQLDETAFPIVLAQQLGRNDLWPGVRRAADFILGYRGPNGQPSPYTQQERWEEQDGWSPSTIASVIAGLVCAADLAKHNGAAADAARYLAAADKMKADLPKQTVTSNGPLSKDPYFVRLTKDANANNGTTYNLGNSSVTMDQRAVTDAGFLDLVRLGIYRADDPVIRNSVRVTDSDIAFTTPTGQFWHRYTKDGYGEQADGSPWDYTFPAESRTTFGRLWPLLAGERGEYELALGDSASAARRLRDLGRVSSSAETMPEQVWDENPPSGQTGFPAGTPNTSATPLAWTHAQYVRLAWDVKAGSVLETPQVVRCHFLGC; this comes from the coding sequence ATGCGCAAACTCATGTTCGGCGCCCTCGCCGGGCTGCTGGTCACCGGACTGATCCCGGGGATCGCGGCAGCTCAGGGCGAGGCTCCCGGCGCGCCCGGGGCCCATCCCAGCTGGCTGCCCGCGAACAAGACGGGCTTCGGGACCGCGCACGACCGGTCCAGCAACGTCTGGTTCACCCTCCAGGGCGGCCAGATGTCCGAGGTCTACTACCCGGACCTGTCGACGCCCAGTGTCCGCTCGCTGAACTTCGTCGTCACGGACGGCCGCAGCTTCGCCGTCACCGACTACTCGGCGAAGTCGCAGCAGGTGCGGCGGACCGACGACGACAGTCTCACCTACGAACAGACCATCACCGACGACCAGCACCGCTGGCGCCTCCGCAAGACCTACGTCACGGACCCGGCTGCCACGACCGTGCTGGTCGACGTCGACTTCCGGTCGCTCACCGGGCGGCCCTACCAGCTCTACGCGGTCGCCGACCCGGACCTGACCAACGACGGCTCCGACGACTCCGCCACCAGAACGGGCGACGCCGTCACCGCGCAGGACGCGGCCAACGCCGCCGCGCTCACCGCGAAGCCCGCGTTCACCAGGACGAGCGTCGGCTACGCGGGCGCGTCCGACGGCAACACGCAGCTCGCCAAGACGTTCAAGCTGGCCGCCTACGACACCGCGGCCAAGGGCAACGTCGTGCTGACCGGGCAGACGAACGCCGACGGCGTCCGGAACCGGCACGTCACCCTCGCCCTCGGCATGGGCGCGAAAGCCGTCGACGCCCTGAAGAGCGCGCAGGCGTCCCAGCGACGCGGGGTCCGCGACATCACGCGTGCCTACGACCGCGGCTGGCAGCAGTACCTGCGCGGGATCGGCAAGCCGCCGTCGTCGCTGAAGACCGACGCCGAACGCGACCTCTACAAGGCCTCGATGCTGACGCTCGCCGCGAGCGAGGACAAGCACCACCCGGGCGCCTTCATCGCGTCGCCGAGCATGCCGTGGCGGTTCGGCAACAACGACCCGGAGTGGTCGCCGTCCGGCACCTACCACCTGGTCTGGCCGCGTGACCTCTACCAGATCGCCACCGGACTGGCCGCCGGCGGCGACACGGCGGCCGCGAACCGCGCGGTCACGTACATGTTCGGCACGCAGCAGCAGCCCGACGGGCACATGCCGCAGAACAGCCGCGTCGACGGCGTCCCGTACTGGACGTCGATCCAGCTCGACGAGACCGCGTTCCCGATCGTGCTCGCCCAGCAGCTCGGCCGGAACGACCTGTGGCCCGGCGTCCGCAGGGCCGCGGACTTCATCCTGGGTTACCGCGGGCCGAACGGGCAGCCGTCGCCGTACACCCAGCAGGAGCGCTGGGAGGAGCAGGACGGCTGGTCCCCGTCGACGATCGCCTCGGTGATCGCCGGGCTCGTCTGCGCCGCCGACCTGGCGAAGCACAACGGCGCGGCTGCCGACGCCGCCCGCTACCTCGCCGCGGCCGACAAGATGAAGGCCGACCTGCCGAAGCAGACGGTCACCTCGAACGGGCCGCTGTCCAAGGACCCGTACTTCGTCCGGCTCACCAAGGACGCCAACGCGAACAACGGGACGACGTACAACCTCGGCAACTCGAGCGTGACGATGGACCAGCGCGCGGTCACCGACGCGGGCTTCCTCGACCTGGTCCGGCTCGGCATCTACCGCGCCGACGACCCGGTGATCCGCAACAGCGTGCGCGTCACCGACTCCGACATCGCGTTCACCACGCCGACCGGGCAGTTCTGGCACCGCTACACGAAGGACGGCTACGGCGAGCAGGCCGACGGCTCGCCGTGGGACTACACGTTCCCGGCGGAGAGCCGCACCACGTTCGGCAGGCTCTGGCCGCTGCTCGCCGGCGAACGCGGCGAGTACGAGCTGGCGCTCGGCGACAGTGCGTCGGCCGCGCGGCGGCTGCGTGACCTCGGCCGGGTGAGCAGCTCGGCGGAGACCATGCCGGAGCAGGTGTGGGACGAGAACCCGCCGTCCGGGCAGACCGGCTTCCCGGCAGGCACGCCGAACACGTCGGCGACCCCGCTGGCCTGGACGCACGCCCAGTACGTCCGCCTCGCCTGGGACGTCAAGGCGGGCTCGGTGCTGGAGACGCCGCAGGTGGTGCGCTGCCACTTCCTCGGCTGCTGA
- the pssA gene encoding CDP-diacylglycerol--serine O-phosphatidyltransferase yields the protein MVRVTTPGVRLLPNAITVLALCAGLSAVQFALTKNYGMAIASIGIAAVLDSLDGRIARLLDATSKMGAELDSLSDGISFGVAPALVIYVWQTGADRIGWVASLIFAVCMILRLARFNTLLDDTEQPPYASEFFVGVPAPAGGLLGMLPLVAYLQWGEGWWSSQYVVWAWTVAIAALLISRIPTLSLKTVKAPPKAIAPLLLGVALLAAAIIQFPLVALLAAMVLYLAHIPYSVYRHRWLAAHPEAWTVPPRERRAIRRARSPRRLGLRPPLRRRVAGAAMRAVRLPRETARVPRSTSENGQRRRSWRQIGLRRK from the coding sequence ATGGTCCGCGTGACCACCCCGGGCGTCCGGCTGCTGCCGAACGCCATCACCGTGCTGGCGCTGTGCGCGGGCCTGTCGGCCGTGCAGTTCGCGCTGACCAAGAACTACGGGATGGCGATCGCCTCGATCGGCATCGCGGCGGTGCTCGACAGCCTCGACGGCCGCATCGCGCGGCTCTTGGACGCGACGTCGAAGATGGGCGCGGAGCTCGACTCGCTGTCCGACGGCATCTCGTTCGGCGTCGCGCCGGCGCTCGTGATCTACGTCTGGCAGACGGGCGCGGACCGGATCGGCTGGGTGGCGTCGCTGATCTTCGCCGTCTGCATGATCCTGCGGCTGGCGCGGTTCAACACGCTGCTGGACGACACGGAGCAGCCGCCGTACGCGAGCGAGTTCTTCGTCGGCGTCCCGGCGCCCGCGGGCGGCCTGCTGGGCATGCTGCCGCTGGTGGCGTACCTGCAGTGGGGCGAGGGCTGGTGGTCGTCGCAGTACGTCGTGTGGGCGTGGACGGTCGCCATCGCGGCCCTGCTGATCAGCCGTATCCCGACGCTGTCGCTGAAGACGGTCAAGGCGCCGCCGAAGGCGATCGCCCCGCTGCTGCTGGGCGTGGCGTTGCTGGCCGCGGCGATCATCCAGTTCCCGCTGGTCGCCCTGCTCGCGGCGATGGTGCTGTACCTGGCGCACATCCCGTACTCGGTCTACCGCCACCGCTGGCTGGCGGCCCACCCGGAGGCCTGGACGGTCCCGCCGCGCGAACGCCGCGCGATCCGCCGCGCCCGCTCCCCCCGCCGCCTCGGCCTGCGTCCCCCGCTGCGCCGCCGCGTCGCGGGCGCGGCCATGCGCGCGGTCCGCCTCCCCCGCGAAACGGCCCGCGTCCCACGCAGCACGTCGGAAAACGGCCAGCGCCGCCGCTCCTGGCGCCAGATCGGCCTCCGCCGCAAGTAA
- a CDS encoding peptide deformylase, whose amino-acid sequence MTIHPIVIAGEPVLHQPTREITEYDEKLRTLVDDMFETMYAAEGVGLAANQIGLDLRVFVYDCPDDEGVRHKGVVVNPKLETSEIPETMPDPDDDWEGCLSAPGESYPTGRAKWAKVTGFDVEGNPIEVEGTGYFARCLQHETDHLDGYIYLDRLVGRHARAAKKMLKHNKWGVPGNSWLPPRTPEDDGAVI is encoded by the coding sequence GTGACCATCCACCCCATCGTGATCGCCGGCGAACCCGTGCTGCACCAGCCGACTCGGGAGATCACCGAGTACGACGAAAAGCTGCGCACGCTCGTCGACGACATGTTCGAGACGATGTACGCCGCCGAGGGCGTCGGCCTCGCGGCCAACCAGATCGGCCTCGACCTGCGGGTGTTCGTCTACGACTGCCCGGACGACGAAGGCGTGCGCCACAAGGGCGTCGTCGTCAACCCGAAGCTGGAGACGTCGGAGATCCCGGAGACCATGCCGGACCCGGACGACGACTGGGAGGGCTGCCTCTCGGCGCCCGGCGAGTCGTACCCGACGGGCCGCGCGAAGTGGGCGAAGGTCACCGGCTTCGACGTCGAGGGCAACCCGATCGAGGTCGAGGGCACCGGCTACTTCGCGCGCTGCCTGCAGCACGAGACCGACCACCTGGACGGGTACATCTACCTCGACCGCCTGGTCGGCCGCCACGCGCGCGCCGCGAAGAAGATGCTGAAGCACAACAAGTGGGGCGTCCCCGGCAACTCGTGGCTCCCGCCGCGCACCCCCGAGGACGACGGCGCCGTCATCTGA
- the thiC gene encoding phosphomethylpyrimidine synthase ThiC has protein sequence MTTLENNAAVKVTTGPITGSRKAYQQTESGLRVPVRRIDLSNGEHFDVYDTSGPYTDPDVEIDVHSGLHRLRAGWADGREHNTQLGWAKQGVITREMEYIAARERVTPEFVRDEVARGRAVIPANRKHPETEPMIIGKNFLVKINANMGNSAVWSSVEEEVDKMVWATRWGADTIMDLSTGKRIHETREWIIRNSPVPVGTVPIYQALEKVDGEPEKLSWEVYRDTIIEQCEQGVDYVTVHAGVLLRYIPLTARRVTGIVSRGGSIMAAWCLAHHKESFLYTHFEELCEILRQYDVTFSLGDGLRPGSIADANDRAQFAELETLGELTHIARSHDVQVMIEGPGHVPMHKIKENVELEEKLCGEAPFYTLGPLATDIAPAYDHITSAIGAAQIGWYGTAMLCYVTPKEHLGLPNRDDVKTGVITYKIAAHAADLAKGHKYAQEWDDELSKARFEFRWNDQFNLSLDPDTARSFHDETLPAEPAKTAHFCSMCGPKFCSMRITQDVRKYAEEHGLSTVEAIEAGMASKSAEFSESGGKVYLPVVGQ, from the coding sequence TTGACGACCTTGGAAAACAATGCTGCCGTAAAGGTGACCACCGGGCCGATCACCGGCTCGCGCAAGGCCTACCAGCAGACCGAATCCGGCCTCCGCGTCCCCGTCCGCCGGATCGACCTCTCCAACGGTGAACACTTCGACGTTTACGACACTTCGGGCCCGTACACCGATCCCGACGTCGAAATCGATGTCCACTCCGGACTGCACCGGCTGCGGGCGGGCTGGGCCGACGGCCGCGAGCACAACACCCAGCTCGGGTGGGCCAAGCAGGGCGTCATCACCCGCGAAATGGAGTACATCGCGGCTCGCGAACGGGTCACGCCCGAGTTCGTGCGCGACGAGGTCGCCCGCGGCCGCGCGGTGATCCCGGCCAACCGCAAGCACCCCGAGACCGAGCCGATGATCATCGGCAAGAACTTCCTCGTGAAGATCAACGCCAACATGGGGAACTCGGCCGTCTGGTCGTCGGTCGAGGAAGAGGTCGACAAGATGGTGTGGGCCACCCGCTGGGGTGCCGACACGATCATGGACCTCTCCACCGGCAAGCGGATCCACGAAACCCGGGAGTGGATCATCCGCAATTCGCCGGTCCCGGTCGGCACCGTGCCGATCTACCAGGCGCTCGAAAAGGTCGACGGCGAACCGGAAAAGCTGTCGTGGGAGGTCTACCGCGACACGATCATCGAGCAGTGCGAGCAGGGCGTCGACTACGTCACCGTGCACGCCGGCGTGCTGCTGCGCTACATCCCGCTGACCGCGCGGCGCGTCACCGGGATCGTCAGCCGCGGCGGGTCGATCATGGCCGCCTGGTGCCTCGCGCACCACAAGGAATCCTTCCTGTACACGCACTTCGAGGAACTCTGCGAGATCCTGCGGCAGTACGACGTCACGTTCTCCCTCGGCGACGGCCTGCGTCCCGGCTCCATCGCCGACGCCAACGACCGCGCCCAGTTCGCCGAGCTGGAAACCCTCGGCGAGCTGACGCACATCGCGCGCTCGCACGACGTCCAGGTGATGATCGAGGGCCCCGGCCACGTGCCGATGCACAAGATCAAGGAAAACGTCGAGCTCGAGGAAAAGCTCTGCGGCGAGGCGCCGTTCTACACCCTCGGCCCGCTCGCGACGGACATCGCGCCGGCGTACGACCACATCACGTCGGCCATCGGCGCGGCGCAGATCGGCTGGTACGGCACGGCGATGCTGTGCTACGTCACGCCGAAGGAGCACCTCGGCCTGCCCAACCGCGACGACGTCAAGACCGGCGTGATCACCTACAAGATCGCCGCGCACGCCGCCGACCTGGCCAAGGGGCACAAGTACGCGCAGGAATGGGACGACGAGCTGTCGAAGGCCCGCTTCGAGTTCCGCTGGAACGACCAGTTCAACCTGTCGCTCGACCCGGACACCGCGCGTTCGTTCCACGACGAGACGCTGCCCGCCGAGCCGGCCAAGACCGCGCACTTCTGCTCGATGTGCGGCCCGAAGTTCTGCTCGATGCGGATCACGCAGGACGTCCGCAAGTACGCGGAGGAGCACGGACTGTCCACTGTGGAGGCCATCGAGGCCGGCATGGCTTCGAAGTCGGCGGAGTTCAGCGAATCCGGCGGCAAGGTGTACCTGCCCGTGGTGGGGCAATGA
- the thiD gene encoding bifunctional hydroxymethylpyrimidine kinase/phosphomethylpyrimidine kinase, with protein MTPRTALTIAGSDSGGGAGIQADLRTFFANGVHGLVALTAVTVQNSLGVQGFTEIPADVVAAQIKAVASDMGVNAAKTGMLATAEIIRAVAKTLDETSLDFPLVVDPVAASMTGHSLLREDALEAIRTELFPRATLITPNLDEVGLLTGISVTDPESQRSAAEALLEFGSRWVLVKGGHMRDTAECVDLLTDGREFVSLSGPRYETENTHGGGDTLASAITASLAKGASVPEAVAAGKKFIERSVAEAYSLGAGVGPVSPFWVLNR; from the coding sequence ATGACCCCACGGACCGCCCTCACCATCGCCGGCTCGGACTCCGGCGGTGGTGCGGGCATCCAAGCCGACCTGCGCACGTTCTTCGCCAACGGCGTCCACGGGCTGGTCGCGCTGACGGCCGTCACCGTGCAGAACTCCCTCGGCGTGCAGGGCTTCACGGAGATCCCGGCCGACGTGGTCGCCGCGCAGATCAAGGCAGTGGCCTCGGACATGGGGGTGAACGCGGCCAAGACGGGCATGCTCGCGACGGCCGAGATCATCCGCGCGGTCGCGAAGACCCTGGACGAGACCAGCCTGGACTTCCCCCTGGTCGTCGACCCGGTGGCGGCCTCGATGACGGGGCATTCGCTGCTGCGCGAAGACGCCTTGGAAGCGATCCGCACCGAACTGTTCCCGCGCGCGACGCTGATCACGCCGAACCTCGACGAGGTCGGCCTGCTGACGGGCATTTCCGTCACCGATCCGGAATCCCAGCGGTCGGCCGCCGAAGCGCTGCTGGAGTTCGGTTCCCGCTGGGTCCTGGTGAAGGGCGGCCACATGCGGGACACGGCCGAGTGCGTCGACCTGCTGACGGACGGCCGCGAGTTCGTTTCCCTCAGCGGCCCGCGGTACGAAACGGAGAACACCCACGGCGGCGGCGACACGCTCGCGTCGGCGATCACGGCGTCACTCGCGAAGGGCGCCTCGGTGCCGGAGGCCGTCGCCGCGGGCAAGAAGTTCATCGAAAGGTCCGTGGCGGAGGCCTATTCGCTCGGCGCGGGTGTGGGCCCGGTCTCACCGTTTTGGGTGTTGAATCGCTGA
- a CDS encoding LytR C-terminal domain-containing protein gives MSVFSGMSRPMKAAGVALVGVAIVAAVIGGITALGGGDGSNEAGPSGTPTSPGTSSAPSSNSSSSATPPSTSTTPPSPTPPPPSTPPSGQPTSAGPGQPGQPGGDQQASNKWVTVRVFNNSTIKGLADRAAEDFRGSGWNVNEVSNYSQGIIPTTTAFYRPGTDEEAAAKQLAQEFGIKAEPRFEGIQSASPGVIVIVTKEYQSGHKGS, from the coding sequence ATGAGTGTGTTTTCGGGAATGTCCCGGCCGATGAAGGCCGCGGGCGTCGCGTTGGTCGGCGTGGCCATCGTGGCCGCCGTCATCGGCGGGATCACCGCGCTCGGCGGGGGTGACGGGTCGAACGAAGCGGGGCCGAGCGGCACGCCGACGTCGCCGGGCACGTCCTCGGCGCCGTCGTCGAACTCGTCTTCTTCGGCGACACCGCCGTCGACATCGACGACCCCGCCTTCGCCCACCCCGCCGCCGCCGAGCACGCCGCCGTCCGGGCAGCCGACGTCGGCCGGCCCCGGTCAGCCCGGCCAGCCGGGTGGCGACCAGCAGGCGTCCAACAAGTGGGTGACCGTCCGGGTGTTCAACAACTCGACGATCAAGGGCCTGGCCGACCGTGCGGCCGAGGACTTCCGCGGCAGCGGCTGGAACGTCAACGAGGTCAGCAACTACTCGCAGGGCATCATCCCGACGACCACGGCGTTCTACCGCCCGGGCACCGACGAGGAAGCCGCGGCCAAGCAGCTCGCGCAGGAGTTCGGCATCAAGGCCGAGCCGCGCTTCGAAGGCATCCAGAGCGCGAGCCCCGGCGTGATCGTCATCGTGACGAAGGAATACCAGAGCGGCCACAAGGGCAGCTGA
- a CDS encoding DUF3263 domain-containing protein produces MVAAESMAEPQPSPPKPVPGLTEREVEILAFERQWWRHAGAKENAIRERFDLSATRYYQLLNKLLEKPEAIEADPMLVKRLRKTRAARQRKRGARRLGIELK; encoded by the coding sequence ATGGTCGCCGCGGAGTCGATGGCTGAGCCGCAGCCGTCGCCGCCGAAGCCCGTGCCCGGCCTGACCGAACGCGAGGTCGAGATCCTCGCCTTCGAGCGCCAGTGGTGGCGACACGCCGGGGCGAAGGAGAACGCCATCCGCGAACGCTTCGACTTGTCTGCGACGCGCTACTACCAGCTGCTCAACAAGCTGCTGGAGAAGCCGGAGGCGATCGAAGCCGACCCGATGCTGGTGAAGCGGCTGCGCAAGACCCGCGCCGCCCGCCAGCGCAAGCGAGGCGCCCGGCGACTGGGGATCGAGCTGAAATGA